The following proteins come from a genomic window of Streptomyces sp. NBC_00539:
- a CDS encoding GNAT family N-acetyltransferase yields MANPQIRPLDLADEATAAAVFRIGRDSYAVEAELIGFDGIPALRESLPEMRAQDLHWVGAVSGSGELTGFLAWEDRADGGVCIDRLCVAPARFRLGIASLLLRHALTELFPGRPVEVTTGAANVPAVGLYDRLGFVRGEDFSPAPGLLMASFTRGPGV; encoded by the coding sequence ATGGCGAACCCGCAGATCCGGCCGCTGGACCTGGCCGACGAGGCCACCGCGGCCGCCGTGTTCCGGATCGGGCGCGACTCCTACGCGGTGGAGGCCGAGCTGATCGGCTTCGACGGCATCCCGGCACTGCGCGAGAGCCTCCCCGAGATGCGGGCGCAGGACCTCCACTGGGTCGGCGCCGTCTCCGGGTCCGGGGAGCTCACCGGGTTCCTGGCCTGGGAGGACCGGGCCGACGGCGGTGTATGCATCGACCGGCTCTGCGTGGCGCCGGCCCGGTTCCGTCTGGGCATCGCCTCCCTGCTGCTGCGCCACGCGCTGACCGAGCTCTTCCCGGGCCGCCCGGTCGAGGTCACCACGGGCGCCGCCAACGTCCCCGCGGTGGGGCTCTACGACCGCCTGGGCTTCGTGCGCGGCGAGGACTTCTCCCCCGCGCCGGGCCTGCTGATGGCCTCCTTCACCCGCGGGCCGGGCGTCTAA
- the thrS gene encoding threonine--tRNA ligase: MSDVRVIIQRDSERDERVVATGTTAAELFAGERTVVAARVAGELKDLSYELRDGESVEPVEISSEDGLNILRHSTAHVMAQAVQELFPEAKLGIGPPVQNGFYYDFDVAKPFTPDDLKAIEKKMQEIQKRGQRFSRRVVTDEAAREELADEPYKLELIGIKGSASSDDGADVEVGGGELTIYDNLDAKTGELCWKDLCRGPHLPTTRNIPAFKLMRNAAAYWRGSEKNPMLQRIYGTAWPSKDELKAHLDFLAEAEKRDHRKLGSELDLFSIPDEIGSGLAVFHPRGGIIRRTMEDYSRKRHEEEGYEFVYSPHATKGALFEKSGHLDWYAEGMYPPMQLDGGTDYYLKPMNCPMHNLIFDARGRSYRELPLRLFEFGTVYRYEKSGVVHGLTRARGFTQDDAHIYCTREQMAEELDTTLTFVLGLLRDYGLTDFYLELSTKDPEKFVGSDEAWEEATAVLTQVAEKQGLPLVPDPGGAAFYGPKISVQCKDAIGRTWQMSTVQLDFNLPERFNLEYTAPDGSRQRPVMIHRALFGSIERFFAVLLEHYAGAMPPWLAPVQAVGIPIGDGHVEYLREFAAAAKKKGLRVEVDASSDRMQKKIRNHQKLKVPFMIIVGDEDMAAGTVSFRYRDGSQENGIAKDEALAKLAKVVEDRVQV; this comes from the coding sequence GTGTCAGACGTCCGTGTGATCATCCAACGCGATTCCGAGCGGGACGAGCGCGTGGTGGCCACGGGCACTACGGCGGCCGAGCTCTTCGCCGGCGAGCGCACCGTCGTGGCCGCGCGCGTCGCGGGCGAGCTCAAGGACCTCTCGTACGAGCTGAGGGACGGCGAGTCCGTCGAGCCGGTGGAGATCTCCTCCGAGGACGGCCTGAACATCCTGCGCCACTCGACCGCGCACGTCATGGCACAGGCCGTGCAGGAGCTGTTCCCCGAGGCCAAGCTGGGCATCGGCCCGCCGGTCCAGAACGGCTTCTACTACGACTTCGACGTCGCCAAGCCCTTCACTCCCGATGACCTCAAGGCCATCGAGAAGAAGATGCAGGAGATCCAGAAGCGCGGCCAGAGGTTCTCCCGCCGCGTCGTCACCGACGAGGCGGCCCGCGAGGAGCTCGCCGACGAGCCGTACAAGCTGGAGCTCATCGGCATCAAGGGCTCCGCCTCGTCCGACGACGGTGCGGACGTCGAGGTGGGCGGCGGCGAGCTGACCATCTACGACAACCTGGACGCGAAGACCGGCGAACTGTGCTGGAAGGACCTCTGCCGCGGTCCCCACCTGCCCACCACCCGCAACATCCCCGCGTTCAAGCTGATGCGCAACGCCGCCGCGTACTGGCGCGGCAGCGAGAAGAACCCGATGCTCCAGCGCATCTACGGCACCGCCTGGCCCTCGAAGGACGAGCTCAAGGCCCACCTCGACTTCCTCGCCGAGGCCGAGAAGCGCGACCACCGCAAGCTCGGCAGCGAGCTCGACCTCTTCTCCATCCCGGACGAGATCGGCTCCGGCCTGGCCGTCTTCCACCCGCGCGGCGGCATCATCCGCCGGACCATGGAGGACTACTCGCGCAAGCGGCACGAGGAGGAGGGCTACGAGTTCGTCTACTCCCCGCACGCCACCAAGGGCGCGCTCTTCGAGAAGAGCGGTCACCTGGACTGGTACGCGGAGGGGATGTACCCCCCCATGCAGCTCGACGGTGGTACCGACTACTACCTCAAGCCCATGAACTGCCCGATGCACAACCTGATCTTCGACGCGCGCGGCCGCTCCTACCGCGAACTGCCCCTGCGCCTCTTCGAGTTCGGCACCGTGTACCGGTACGAGAAGTCGGGTGTCGTCCACGGCCTGACCCGCGCCCGCGGCTTCACCCAGGACGACGCGCACATCTACTGCACCCGCGAGCAGATGGCCGAGGAGCTCGACACCACCCTCACCTTCGTCCTCGGCCTGCTGCGCGACTACGGTCTGACCGACTTCTACCTGGAGCTGTCCACCAAGGACCCGGAGAAGTTCGTCGGCTCGGACGAGGCCTGGGAGGAGGCGACCGCCGTCCTCACGCAGGTCGCCGAGAAGCAGGGTCTCCCGCTGGTCCCGGACCCGGGCGGCGCCGCGTTCTACGGCCCGAAGATCTCGGTCCAGTGCAAGGACGCCATCGGCCGCACCTGGCAGATGTCGACGGTCCAGCTCGACTTCAACCTGCCGGAGCGGTTCAACCTGGAGTACACCGCCCCCGACGGCTCCCGCCAGCGGCCGGTCATGATCCACCGCGCGCTGTTCGGCTCCATCGAGCGGTTCTTCGCGGTGCTGCTGGAGCACTACGCGGGCGCCATGCCGCCGTGGCTGGCCCCGGTCCAGGCGGTCGGCATCCCGATCGGCGACGGGCACGTGGAGTACCTGCGGGAGTTCGCCGCCGCGGCGAAGAAGAAGGGGCTGCGCGTCGAGGTCGACGCCTCCTCCGACCGCATGCAGAAGAAGATCAGGAACCACCAGAAGCTCAAGGTCCCGTTCATGATCATCGTCGGTGACGAGGACATGGCCGCGGGCACCGTCTCCTTCCGCTACCGCGACGGTTCGCAGGAGAACGGCATCGCCAAGGACGAGGCGCTGGCCAAGCTGGCCAAGGTCGTCGAGGACCGCGTCCAGGTCTGA
- a CDS encoding potassium channel family protein, protein MRHDPTTREETWERRTELPLFYASLLFIAGYAVRVLASPTDHLWRDGAGIVVLLTWLCFIGDYVVRMVLSGRRPLRFVRRHWLDTLIVLLPTLRPLRMVKVHDAIQARRERPRRGLHQRVITYAGLSAVLLGFSGALGLYYHEHRDPRSAIRTFWDAVWCVCETLTTVGYGDVAPVTPAGRLIAVGLMVCGLALLGAVTGSFSSWLIQVFRREDEEEPPGDRSSPGAP, encoded by the coding sequence ATGCGCCACGACCCGACGACCCGCGAGGAGACCTGGGAGCGCCGTACGGAGCTGCCGCTGTTCTACGCCTCGCTGCTGTTCATCGCCGGGTACGCGGTGCGCGTGCTCGCCTCCCCCACGGATCACCTGTGGCGGGACGGCGCCGGGATCGTGGTCCTGCTGACCTGGCTGTGCTTCATCGGCGACTACGTGGTGCGCATGGTGCTCAGCGGCCGCCGGCCGCTGCGGTTCGTCCGCCGGCACTGGCTGGACACGCTGATCGTGCTGTTGCCCACCCTGCGGCCGCTGCGCATGGTCAAGGTCCACGACGCCATCCAGGCCCGCCGGGAGCGCCCGCGCCGGGGGCTGCACCAGCGCGTGATCACGTACGCCGGTCTCTCGGCGGTCCTGCTCGGCTTCTCCGGTGCCCTCGGCCTCTACTACCACGAGCACCGGGACCCGCGGTCCGCCATCCGCACCTTCTGGGACGCGGTGTGGTGTGTGTGCGAAACGCTGACGACGGTGGGCTACGGCGACGTGGCCCCGGTGACCCCGGCGGGCCGGCTGATCGCGGTCGGGCTGATGGTCTGCGGGCTGGCCCTGCTGGGCGCGGTGACGGGCAGCTTCTCGTCCTGGCTGATCCAGGTCTTCCGGCGGGAGGACGAGGAGGAGCCCCCGGGGGACCGAAGTTCCCCGGGGGCTCCTTGA
- a CDS encoding HIT family protein — translation MLHPMTSEPEQQIGVGTQDAFQRLWTPHRMAYIQGENKPTGPEAGDGCPFCGIPEMSDEDGLVVARGKHVYAVLNLYPYNGGHLMVVPYRHVADYTELDGPETAELAELTKRAMSALRKASGAHGFNIGMNQGAAAGAGIAAHLHQHIVPRWGGDTNFMPVVGHTKVLPQLLADTRRMLAEAWPND, via the coding sequence ATGCTGCATCCCATGACGAGTGAGCCGGAGCAGCAGATCGGTGTGGGTACGCAGGACGCGTTCCAGCGTCTGTGGACGCCCCACCGGATGGCCTACATCCAGGGCGAGAACAAGCCGACCGGCCCGGAGGCCGGGGACGGCTGTCCCTTCTGCGGGATTCCGGAGATGTCCGACGAGGACGGCCTGGTCGTGGCCCGCGGCAAGCACGTGTACGCCGTGCTGAACCTCTACCCGTACAACGGCGGCCACCTGATGGTCGTCCCGTACCGGCACGTCGCCGACTACACCGAGCTGGACGGCCCCGAGACGGCCGAGCTCGCCGAGCTCACCAAGCGGGCCATGAGCGCGCTGCGCAAGGCCTCGGGGGCGCACGGCTTCAACATCGGCATGAACCAGGGTGCGGCGGCGGGAGCCGGTATCGCCGCACACCTGCACCAGCACATCGTGCCCCGCTGGGGCGGGGACACGAACTTCATGCCGGTGGTCGGCCACACCAAGGTGCTGCCGCAACTCCTCGCGGACACCCGCCGGATGCTCGCGGAGGCCTGGCCGAACGACTGA
- a CDS encoding elongation factor G-like protein EF-G2, with protein sequence MGATSHQAGAAGRALTADRPASVRNVVLVGHSGAGKTTLVEALALTAGAVNRAGRVEDGGTVSDYDEIEQRRQRSIQLSLVPVEWGGIKINLLDTPGYADFVGELRAGLRAADAALFVVSAADGIDGATRMVWDECEAVGMPRAIVVTHLEAARADYTQMTTVCGEIFGGDDPDAVIPLYLPLHGPAGPDGHAPVTGLLGLLSQRVYDYTSGERTERDPDPAELALISEARSRLIEGIIAESEDETLMDRYLGGEDIDLKTLIDDLERAIARGTFHPVLMAAPAAEGARQGLGTVELLELVTGGFPTPLERAPLTVTAPDGAARPEVTCDPDGPLLAEVVKTSSDPYVGRVSLVRVFSGTLRPEETVHVSGHGLSDRGHEDHDVDERIGALTSPFGKQQRTLTHVVAGDLACVAKLGRAETGDTLSAKDGPLLMEPWPMPEPLLPLAIEAHSKADEDKLSQGLARLVAEDPTMRLEQNPHTGQLVLWCLGEAHQDVALERLRTRYGVQVDPVPHKVSLRETFGAKAAGRGRHVKQSGGHGQFAICEIEVEPLPAGSGIEFVDKVVGGSVPRQFIPSVEKGVRAQAARGVAAGYPLVDVRVTLLDGKAHSVDSSDAAFQTAGALALREAAAEAPIHLLEPVAELDVLVPDEYVGPVMSDLAGRRGRVVGTDQAGSGRTRVRAEIPEIEIGRYAVELRSVSHGTGGFSRTYARHEAMPPQLADKVREQAEKGS encoded by the coding sequence ATGGGAGCCACATCACACCAAGCCGGGGCCGCCGGCAGGGCACTGACGGCCGACCGCCCCGCATCCGTACGGAACGTCGTGCTGGTCGGCCACAGCGGCGCCGGGAAGACCACGCTGGTCGAAGCCCTGGCCCTGACCGCAGGGGCCGTCAACAGGGCCGGAAGGGTCGAGGACGGCGGCACCGTCTCCGACTACGACGAGATCGAACAACGCCGCCAGCGCTCCATCCAGCTCTCCCTCGTCCCCGTCGAATGGGGCGGAATCAAGATCAATCTGCTCGATACCCCCGGATACGCCGACTTCGTCGGGGAACTCAGGGCCGGTCTACGCGCCGCGGACGCGGCCCTCTTCGTCGTCTCGGCCGCCGACGGGATCGACGGGGCCACCCGCATGGTCTGGGACGAATGCGAGGCGGTGGGCATGCCGCGGGCCATCGTCGTCACCCATTTGGAGGCAGCCCGGGCGGATTACACGCAGATGACCACGGTCTGTGGCGAGATCTTCGGCGGCGACGACCCGGACGCCGTCATCCCGCTCTACCTGCCCCTGCACGGCCCCGCCGGGCCCGACGGGCACGCACCCGTCACCGGCCTGCTCGGGCTGCTGTCCCAGCGGGTTTACGACTACACCTCCGGCGAGCGCACCGAGCGCGATCCCGACCCCGCCGAGCTCGCGCTGATCTCCGAGGCCCGCTCCCGCCTGATCGAGGGGATCATCGCGGAGAGCGAGGACGAGACCCTCATGGACCGCTACCTCGGCGGCGAGGACATCGACCTCAAGACCCTGATCGACGACCTGGAGCGGGCCATCGCCCGCGGCACCTTCCACCCCGTCCTGATGGCCGCGCCCGCCGCCGAAGGGGCCCGCCAGGGCCTGGGCACCGTCGAACTCCTCGAACTGGTCACCGGCGGCTTCCCCACCCCGCTGGAACGCGCCCCCCTCACCGTCACCGCCCCCGACGGCGCCGCCCGCCCCGAGGTCACCTGCGACCCGGACGGGCCGCTCCTCGCCGAGGTGGTCAAGACCTCCTCCGACCCCTACGTGGGCCGCGTCTCCCTCGTCCGCGTCTTCTCGGGCACCCTGCGCCCGGAGGAGACCGTGCACGTCAGCGGGCACGGCCTGTCCGACAGGGGCCACGAGGACCACGACGTCGACGAGCGGATCGGCGCCCTGACCTCCCCCTTCGGCAAACAGCAGCGCACCCTCACGCACGTCGTCGCTGGTGACCTCGCCTGCGTGGCGAAGCTGGGCCGGGCCGAGACCGGCGACACCCTCTCGGCCAAGGACGGCCCGCTCCTCATGGAGCCCTGGCCGATGCCCGAACCCCTCCTGCCCCTCGCCATCGAGGCCCACAGCAAGGCCGACGAGGACAAGCTCTCCCAGGGCCTGGCCCGGCTCGTCGCCGAGGACCCGACCATGCGGCTGGAACAGAACCCGCACACCGGCCAGCTCGTGCTGTGGTGCCTGGGGGAAGCCCACCAGGACGTCGCCCTGGAGCGGCTGCGCACCCGCTACGGGGTGCAGGTCGACCCCGTCCCCCACAAGGTGAGCCTGCGCGAGACCTTCGGCGCCAAGGCCGCCGGGCGCGGGCGGCACGTCAAGCAGTCCGGCGGGCACGGACAGTTCGCCATCTGCGAGATCGAGGTGGAACCCCTCCCGGCGGGCAGCGGCATCGAGTTCGTGGACAAGGTCGTCGGCGGATCCGTGCCGCGGCAGTTCATCCCGTCCGTGGAGAAGGGCGTGCGCGCCCAGGCCGCCCGGGGCGTGGCGGCCGGCTATCCGCTGGTCGACGTCCGCGTCACCCTGCTCGACGGCAAGGCGCACTCGGTCGACTCCTCCGACGCCGCGTTCCAGACCGCGGGCGCCCTCGCCCTGCGCGAAGCCGCCGCCGAGGCCCCGATCCACCTGCTGGAGCCCGTCGCGGAACTCGACGTCCTGGTCCCGGACGAGTACGTGGGCCCCGTCATGAGCGACCTCGCGGGCCGCCGCGGCCGCGTCGTCGGCACAGACCAGGCCGGTTCCGGGCGGACCCGGGTGCGCGCCGAGATCCCCGAGATCGAGATCGGCCGGTACGCGGTGGAGCTGCGTTCCGTATCGCACGGCACGGGCGGGTTCAGCCGTACGTACGCCCGGCACGAGGCGATGCCCCCGCAGCTGGCGGACAAGGTTCGCGAACAGGCCGAGAAGGGAAGTTAA
- the pgsA gene encoding phosphatidylinositol phosphate synthase, whose protein sequence is MLNKYARAFFTRVLTPFAAFLLRRGVSPDAVTLIGTAGVVAGALVFFPRGEFFWGTITITLFVFSDLVDGNMARQAGVSSRWGAFLDSTLDRVADAAIFGGLALWYAGSGHDNVLCAVAIFCLASGQVVSYTKARGEAIGLPVAVNGLVERAERLVISLVAAGLSGLQTFGAPPWIGVLLPVALWVVAAGSLVTLIQRVVTVRREAAEADAEAHLSEGGAA, encoded by the coding sequence ATGCTGAACAAGTACGCGCGTGCATTCTTCACGCGTGTTCTCACGCCATTCGCCGCTTTTCTCCTCCGTCGGGGGGTGAGCCCGGACGCGGTCACGCTGATCGGCACGGCCGGAGTGGTGGCGGGAGCGTTGGTCTTCTTCCCCAGGGGCGAGTTCTTCTGGGGCACGATCACCATCACCCTGTTCGTGTTCTCGGACCTGGTGGACGGGAACATGGCCCGCCAGGCCGGGGTCTCCAGCCGCTGGGGCGCGTTCCTCGACTCCACCCTCGACCGGGTGGCGGATGCGGCGATCTTCGGGGGGCTCGCACTCTGGTACGCGGGCTCCGGCCACGACAACGTGCTGTGCGCGGTGGCGATCTTCTGCCTGGCCAGCGGGCAGGTGGTCTCGTACACCAAGGCCCGCGGCGAGGCGATCGGTCTTCCGGTCGCCGTCAACGGGCTCGTCGAGCGCGCCGAGCGGCTTGTGATCTCGCTGGTCGCGGCCGGTCTCTCCGGGCTGCAGACCTTCGGGGCGCCGCCTTGGATCGGCGTGCTGCTGCCGGTCGCGCTGTGGGTGGTGGCGGCGGGCTCGCTCGTCACGCTGATCCAGCGCGTGGTGACCGTGCGGCGCGAGGCGGCGGAAGCCGACGCCGAGGCGCACCTGTCCGAAGGCGGCGCGGCCTGA
- a CDS encoding phosphatidylinositol mannoside acyltransferase, with translation MGKAQDRLVDGLYGLGWAAVKKLPEPTAVALGRRIADTAWKRRGKSVLRLESNLARVVPDAGPDRLRELSRAGMRSYMRYWMESFRLPAMDARRFSADVEMADEHILREAIASGRGVVVALPHLANWDLAGAWATSHLGIPFTTVAERLKPESLYDRFVAYRESLGMEVLPHSGGAAFGTLARRLRSGGLVCLVADRDLSASGVEVDFFGATARMPAGPALLAQQTGAALLPVTLHYGETPRMYGRIHPEVPVPAAGTRTEKTAVMTQAVADAFAAGIAAHPEDWHMLQRLWLDDLEERA, from the coding sequence ATGGGCAAGGCGCAGGACCGGCTCGTCGACGGGCTCTACGGGCTCGGCTGGGCGGCCGTCAAAAAGCTGCCGGAGCCGACCGCGGTGGCCCTGGGCCGCCGGATAGCCGACACGGCGTGGAAGCGGCGCGGCAAGAGCGTGCTGCGGCTGGAGTCGAACCTGGCCAGGGTCGTTCCCGACGCGGGCCCGGACCGGCTGCGGGAGCTGTCCCGGGCGGGCATGCGCTCGTACATGCGGTACTGGATGGAGTCCTTCCGGCTGCCGGCGATGGACGCGCGGCGGTTCTCGGCCGACGTGGAGATGGCCGACGAGCACATCCTGCGCGAGGCCATCGCCTCCGGGCGGGGGGTCGTCGTGGCCCTGCCGCACCTGGCGAACTGGGACCTGGCCGGGGCCTGGGCGACCAGCCACCTCGGCATCCCGTTCACCACGGTCGCCGAACGGCTCAAGCCGGAGTCCCTGTACGACCGGTTCGTGGCCTACCGCGAGAGCCTGGGCATGGAGGTACTGCCGCACAGCGGCGGGGCCGCCTTCGGCACGCTCGCGCGCCGGCTGCGCTCCGGCGGCCTGGTCTGTCTGGTCGCCGACCGGGACCTGTCCGCCTCCGGGGTCGAGGTGGACTTCTTCGGCGCGACGGCACGGATGCCGGCCGGGCCCGCGCTGCTGGCGCAGCAGACCGGGGCGGCGCTGCTGCCCGTGACGCTGCACTACGGCGAGACCCCGCGGATGTACGGGCGGATCCACCCCGAGGTGCCGGTGCCGGCGGCCGGGACGCGGACCGAGAAGACCGCCGTCATGACGCAGGCGGTCGCCGACGCGTTCGCGGCGGGGATCGCCGCACACCCCGAGGACTGGCACATGTTGCAGCGGCTGTGGCTGGACGACCTGGAGGAGCGCGCCTAG
- a CDS encoding glycosyltransferase family 4 protein: protein MKIGIVCPYSWDVPGGVQFHIRDLAEHLIRLGHEVSVLAPADDETPLPPYVVSAGRAVPVPYNGSVARLNFGFLSAARVRRWLHDGVFDVIHIHEPASPSLGLLSCWAAQGPIVATFHTSNPRSRAMIAAYPILQPALEKISARIAVSEYARRTLVEHLGGDAVVIPNGVDVDFFASASPKAEWGGKTLGFIGRIDEPRKGLPVLMAAFPRIVEECPDVRLLVAGRGDEEEAVASLPAGLRSRVEFLGMVSDEDKARLLRSVDVYVAPNTGGESFGIILVEALSAGAAVLASDLDAFAQVLDQGRAGDLFANEDSDALAAAAVRLLHDPARRAELSARGSAHVRRFDWSTVGADILAVYETVTDGAAAVATDERIPLRTRLGLSRD from the coding sequence GTGAAGATCGGCATCGTGTGCCCGTACTCGTGGGACGTGCCGGGCGGCGTCCAGTTCCACATCCGGGACCTGGCGGAACACCTGATCCGCCTCGGCCACGAGGTGTCGGTCCTCGCCCCCGCGGACGACGAGACCCCGCTGCCGCCGTACGTGGTCTCGGCGGGGCGGGCGGTGCCGGTGCCCTACAACGGGTCCGTCGCCCGGCTGAACTTCGGCTTCCTGTCGGCGGCGCGGGTACGGCGCTGGCTCCACGACGGGGTCTTCGACGTGATCCACATCCACGAACCGGCCTCCCCGTCGCTGGGCCTGCTGTCCTGCTGGGCGGCGCAGGGCCCGATCGTGGCCACCTTCCACACCTCCAACCCGCGCTCGCGGGCGATGATCGCGGCCTACCCAATCCTCCAGCCGGCCCTGGAGAAGATCAGCGCCCGGATCGCGGTGAGCGAGTACGCGCGGCGCACGCTGGTGGAGCACCTGGGCGGGGACGCGGTGGTCATCCCGAACGGGGTGGACGTGGACTTCTTCGCCTCCGCCTCGCCCAAGGCGGAGTGGGGCGGCAAGACCCTCGGCTTCATCGGCCGGATCGACGAGCCGCGCAAGGGCCTGCCCGTGCTGATGGCGGCGTTCCCGCGGATCGTCGAGGAGTGCCCCGACGTACGCCTCCTGGTGGCCGGCCGCGGCGACGAGGAGGAGGCTGTGGCCTCCCTCCCGGCCGGCCTGCGCTCGCGGGTCGAGTTCCTGGGCATGGTCTCCGACGAGGACAAGGCCCGGCTGCTGCGCAGCGTCGACGTGTACGTCGCCCCGAACACGGGCGGGGAGAGCTTCGGGATCATCCTGGTCGAGGCACTGTCGGCGGGGGCGGCCGTCCTGGCCTCGGACCTGGACGCGTTCGCCCAGGTCCTGGACCAGGGCCGGGCGGGCGACCTCTTCGCGAACGAGGACTCCGACGCCCTGGCCGCGGCCGCGGTCCGCCTCCTCCACGACCCGGCCCGCCGCGCGGAACTCAGCGCCCGCGGCTCCGCGCACGTACGCCGCTTCGACTGGTCGACGGTCGGCGCGGACATCCTGGCCGTCTACGAAACGGTCACGGACGGCGCCGCCGCCGTGGCCACGGACGAACGCATCCCCCTCCGCACCCGCCTGGGCCTCTCCCGGGACTGA
- a CDS encoding phosphotransferase family protein: MTWLGLFGQAQKAEGAAAGYYNRNVGVRTADGKVNVRIPLAAADTMDLRLWREEDVLTCIEPYVVRVPELRHVSEEPRFQVHHFIEGRVLDVFSPRGAAVPPHVIGDVVVLLDQLRRIPAEKTPPLPEHWPASGDSSGFARLLTRLTRQVHTTYRDEYREVFAGLGIPDDPLEVVETRWDSLTPRPFSVLHADLHRKNMIVADGATWFLDWELALWGDPLYEIAIHLHKMDYPDEQRTEVLRLWRETLPERSTVGPSDDLDLYAAHERIKSAIVDTVRYSKQLAGSTQKERDFLIERLTKKTNAARQVWALLPDLTPRRVGSLLAPWKK, encoded by the coding sequence ATGACCTGGTTGGGCCTTTTCGGGCAGGCACAGAAGGCGGAGGGGGCCGCAGCCGGCTACTACAACCGCAACGTAGGGGTTCGGACTGCCGACGGGAAGGTCAACGTGCGTATTCCGCTGGCGGCCGCCGACACCATGGATCTGCGGCTGTGGCGTGAGGAAGACGTTCTGACCTGCATCGAACCGTACGTCGTGCGGGTGCCGGAGCTGCGCCACGTTTCCGAGGAGCCCCGCTTCCAGGTGCACCACTTCATCGAGGGGCGCGTCCTCGACGTCTTCTCGCCACGGGGTGCAGCGGTTCCCCCGCACGTGATCGGTGATGTGGTCGTGCTGTTGGACCAGCTCCGCCGTATCCCGGCGGAGAAGACACCACCACTGCCGGAGCACTGGCCCGCCTCCGGTGACAGCAGCGGATTCGCACGCCTGTTGACCCGGCTCACCCGTCAGGTCCACACGACGTACCGCGACGAGTACCGGGAGGTTTTCGCCGGGCTCGGCATCCCGGATGATCCCCTGGAAGTCGTGGAGACCCGCTGGGACTCCCTCACGCCGCGGCCGTTCTCGGTGCTCCACGCCGACCTCCACCGGAAGAACATGATCGTGGCGGACGGAGCCACCTGGTTCCTCGACTGGGAGCTCGCCCTGTGGGGTGACCCGTTGTACGAAATTGCCATCCACCTCCACAAGATGGACTATCCGGACGAGCAGCGGACCGAGGTCCTGAGGTTGTGGCGAGAGACCCTTCCGGAGCGGTCCACCGTCGGTCCGTCCGATGACCTCGACCTGTACGCGGCACACGAGCGGATCAAGTCGGCGATCGTGGACACCGTCCGCTACTCGAAGCAACTGGCGGGCTCCACCCAGAAGGAGAGGGACTTCCTCATCGAGCGTCTGACGAAGAAGACCAATGCCGCACGCCAGGTGTGGGCCTTGCTGCCCGACCTGACACCCCGGCGGGTCGGCTCCCTCCTCGCTCCCTGGAAGAAGTGA
- a CDS encoding aminoglycoside phosphotransferase family protein yields the protein MDPIALYKEACERGAALSGHYHRNVRVEADSGPVVVRIRTGKSEPMDLTLWPEAEVLAAIAPWVPSAPRLLYEGADPAFQIHRFVAGRRVDELVPEGKPLPETVARGIVGLFGELSRVPRSALPTTPPDWPADGDARGFAERLLELVGVIRGRADDRVEGLYRALGVPADPCRTLRDRVRDLRGRRFGLLHADIHRQNMIVTEDGGIALLDWELALWGDPVYELADHLHKMAYGPAERRAVAQGWERQVPDGYRQGWRADLEYYLAYEAVKSAVVDTVRWGRRIAGEQDAAVRLELSRQLADKLAAAAPHWGEHASAVLHPGEIEAAVCRQAA from the coding sequence ATGGACCCGATCGCCCTGTACAAGGAAGCCTGCGAGCGGGGTGCGGCCCTGTCGGGGCACTACCACCGCAACGTCAGGGTGGAGGCGGACAGCGGACCGGTCGTCGTACGCATCCGCACGGGCAAGTCCGAGCCCATGGACCTGACCTTGTGGCCGGAGGCGGAGGTGCTGGCGGCGATCGCCCCCTGGGTGCCGTCGGCTCCGCGACTGCTGTACGAGGGCGCCGATCCCGCGTTCCAGATCCACCGGTTCGTCGCCGGGCGCCGCGTCGACGAGCTGGTGCCCGAGGGCAAGCCGTTGCCCGAGACCGTGGCGAGGGGCATCGTGGGCCTTTTCGGCGAGCTGTCCCGGGTGCCTCGGTCCGCGCTGCCCACCACCCCGCCGGACTGGCCGGCGGACGGCGATGCGCGTGGTTTCGCCGAGCGTCTGCTGGAGCTGGTAGGGGTGATCCGCGGGCGGGCGGACGATCGAGTCGAAGGGCTCTACCGGGCCCTCGGGGTCCCGGCGGACCCCTGTCGGACGCTGCGCGACAGGGTGCGCGATCTGAGGGGACGCCGCTTCGGGCTCCTGCACGCGGACATCCACCGACAGAACATGATCGTCACCGAGGACGGCGGAATCGCACTCCTGGACTGGGAGCTCGCTCTGTGGGGTGACCCCGTGTACGAACTGGCCGATCACCTGCACAAGATGGCTTACGGACCGGCCGAGCGGCGCGCGGTGGCACAGGGGTGGGAGCGGCAGGTTCCCGACGGGTACCGCCAGGGCTGGAGGGCCGATCTCGAGTACTACCTTGCCTACGAGGCGGTGAAGTCCGCTGTGGTGGACACCGTGCGCTGGGGGCGGCGGATCGCCGGGGAGCAGGATGCCGCGGTCAGGCTGGAGCTCTCGCGGCAGCTCGCGGACAAGCTGGCCGCAGCGGCCCCGCACTGGGGCGAGCACGCGTCTGCAGTGCTTCACCCCGGCGAGATCGAGGCGGCAGTGTGCCGTCAAGCGGCCTGA